In Sphingopyxis macrogoltabida, the sequence TCCGCTACTACAACCTGTCCTTCCTCGAACCGGTCATCGTTGCCTGGCTGCGCAAGCTGTACCGCAAGTGCGATGCGCTGATCGCGCCGTCGGAAAGCTTCGCCCAGGTGCTGCGCCAGCAGCGGATGAACTACGATATCGGTATCTGGACGCGCGGGGTCGAGCGCGATGTGTTCAACCCCGGACGCCGCGATCTGACCTGGCGCCGCTCGTGGGGGATGGCCGATGACGTCCCGGCGATCGCTTTCCTCGGGCGGCTGGTGATGGAAAAGGGGCTCGATGTCTTCGCCGATGCGATCGACCAGCTCGGCCGCCGCGGCGTCCCGCACGAGGTCGTCGTGATCGGCGAGGGTCCGGCCGGTGACTGGTTCGAATCGCGGCTGCCGCGCGCCAAGTTCGTCGGCTTTCAGGGCGGCGACAACCTCGCCCGCGCGCTGGCGTCGTGCGACATGCTGTTCAACCCGTCGGTTACCGAGACCTTCGGCAACGTCACCCTTGAGGCTATGGCGTGCGGGCTGCCGGTCGTCGCCGCGCGCGCGACCGGCAGCGCGAGCATCGTCAAGCACGGCCAGACGGGCTATCTCGTGACGCCGGGGTCGATCACCAGCTTTGCCGACGATCTCGAACGCTATTGCCGCGATCCCGCCCTGCGCGCGGCGCATGGCGCGGCGGCGCTGCAGGAAAGCGCAACCTATCAGTGGGATGCGATCAACCAGACGGTCGCCGACACCTATTTGCGGCTGATCCGCCAGAAACAGCGGCACGGGAGCTGAGCCCGCGATGGCCGGCGACCTGTTTGGCGAGGACGCGCCTGCAGAGCGGGGCGGCGGCGCGACGGGGGCGGTGCCGCTCGCCGAACGTTTGCGCCCGCGCGCGCTCGCCGACGTCGTCGGGCAGGAGCATCTGACCGGCCCCGAAGGGACGATCGGGCGAATGGTCGCGGCGGGGCAATTGTCGTCGATCATCCTCTGGGGGCCGCCGGGGACCGGCAAGACGACGATCGCGCGGCTGCTGGCCGAGGCGGTCGGCATGCGCTTCGCGCCGCTGTCGGCGGTCTTTTCGGGCGTCGCCGACCTGCGCCAGGCCTTCGCCGATGCCGAAAAGATGGCGGCGGCCGGCAAGCGCACCCTGCTTTTCGTCGACGAAATTCACCGCTTCAATCGCGCCCAGCAGGACGGTTTCCTGCCCTATGTCGAGCGCGGCACGGTGGTGCTGGTCGGCGCGACGACCGAAAATCCTAGTTTCGCGCTCAACGCCGCGCTGCTGTCGCGCGCGCAGGTGCTGGTGCTCCATCGCCTCGACGAGGCGGCGCTGGCGACACTGGTCGAGCGTGCCGAGGCCGAGGTCGGCCGCGCGCTGCCGGTCACCGACGATGCGCGGGCCTCGCTGATCGCCAGTGCCGACGGCGACGGGCGTTTTCTGCTCAATCAGGTCGAAACGCTGTTCTCGGCCGCGATCGACGCGCCGCTCGATCCGGCCGAGCTGGCGCAGTTCCTCCATCGCCGCATGCCCGTCTACGACAAGGATCGCGACGGGCACTACAATCTGATCTCGGCGCTCCACAAGGCGCTGCGCGGGTCGGATCCGCAGGCGGCGCTTTATTACATGGCGCGTATGCTCGTCGCGGGCGAGGAGCCGCTTTATGTGCTGCGGCGGCTTGTCCGCTTCGCGAGCGAGGATGTCGGCCTCGCCGACCCGCAGGCGCTCGTGCAATGCCTCGCCGCGAAGGACGCCTATCAGTTCCTCGGCTCGCCCGAAGGCGAACTCGCGATCGTGCAGGCGTGCCTCTATCTCGCGACCGCGCCCAAATCGAACGCCGCCTATGCCGCGCAAAAGGCGGCCTTTGCTTCGGCACGCGACACCGGGTCGCTCGCGCCGCCCGCCAATATCCTCAACGCTCCGACCAAGCTGATGAAGGATCTCGGCTATGGTGCGGGCTATGAATATGACCATGACGCCGAGGGCGGATTTTCGGGCGCCGATTACTGGCCCGAAGGCATGGGCGCGCAGACCTATTACCAGCCGACCGACCGCGGGTTCGAAAAGCGCATTGCCGAGCGGATCGCTTGGTGGGACGAACAACGGCGGGCGCGGGGCGGCTGATGACGCCGAAATTTGACAGCTGGGACGATGTGGTGCGCTTTGCCTGCACCTTGCCCGATGTCGAGATGCTGTCCTTCTACGGCACGCCCTGTCCCAAGCTGGGCGGCAAGGCGCTGGCATCGCCCGGGCGCGAAGCGGGAAGCTTTGCCGTGATGTGCAAGCCCGACGAAAAGGACATCCTCCTCGAAACCGACCCCGCCACTTTCTGGCAGACGCCGCATTACGAAGGCTGGCACGCGTTGCTCGTCCGCTTCGGGTCCGACGATCCCGAACGTATCGCCGATGTCATCCGCCGCGCCTGGTGGGACCGGGCCAAGAAGGCCCAGCGTCAGGCTTTTGGCGAGCGGCCCTGAGGGGCAGGGGGCTCACGCCGCTCAGCCCGGATAACGCTCGAACGCCGGCATCTGATCGAGATTTTCCATCCAGCCGATCCGTTCGGCGGTCTGGATCTGCACCTGTGCCGGGATCAGGTCGGGGTCGTCGAGCGTCGCGGTCTGGACGTCGATCTGACCCGGAAAGATCGCCTCGTTGGTATAGAAGAGCCCGGTGCCGCACTCGCTGCAGAAATGGCGGCGGCCATGTTCGGACGAGGCATAGACTTTGGGCTCGCCGGTCATGTCGAGCGCATCGCGGCTGACCAGCCCCCAACCCACCATCGGGGCGCCCGAATGGCGGCGGCAGTCCTGGCAATGGCACAGCGCATGATGTTCGACCGCGGTCGGCATCGAATAGCGGATGGCGCCGCAATGGCATTGGCCGGCGGCGCGGGCAGCAGAATCAGTCATATCGCTCTCCTCATATACATGGAGAACATATCATAAACATTTTCACAAAAGCAATTACCCCGGCGGTCAATCGCCCCAGATCAATCGCCCAAGTCGACGCCATGCGCGCTCGCCCATTGCTGATACTGGCCGCGCGGGTCGGCCGCCGGCTGCGCGAGGATGGCAGGCATTGCGGCGCGCAGCGCGCCGAGGTGGAGCGAGCGAATCATCGCCTTGACCGGTCCGACGCCTGCCGGGGTGATCGACAGCCGCTCGATCCCGACGCCGAGCAGGGCCATCGCCTCGAGCGGGCGCCCGCCCATTTCGCCGCAGACGCCGAGCGCGACCTTGCTGCCCGCGACGATTTTGACGACGCGCGACAGGTAACGCATGACCGTCGGCGACAGCCAGTCATAACGCTCCGCCAGCCGCGGGTGCGCGCGGTCGGCAGCGAAGAGGAACTGGGTAAGGTCGTTGGTGCCGATCGACAGGAAGTCGAGGTGCGGCAGCATCAGGTCGAGTGTTTCGACCAGTCCCGGAACCTCGAGCATCGCGCCATAGCGGATTGCCACCGGCAGCTTCTTGTTATGGCTGGCGAGCCACGCGCGCTGGCCGACGAACAGGTCGCGTGCCGCTTCATATTCCCACGGCTCGGACACCATCGGGAACATCACATTCAGCGTCCGCCCGGCCGCCGCTTCCATCAGCGCGCGCGCCTGCACCTTGAGCAATCCCTCGCGTTCGAGTGCGAGGCGGAGCGCGCGCCACCCCATCGCCGGATTTTCCTCCAGCGCGGTGTCGGTGTTCATATAGGGCAGCGCCTTGTCGCCGCCGATGTCGACGGTGCGAAAGATCACCGGCCGGTCGCCGGCGGCGTCGAGCACGTCGCGATAGAGGCGCTGCTGCCGTTCGCGCGCGGGCAGGGTCGCCGAGACGAGGAACTGGAATTCGGTGCGGAACAGGCCGATGCCGCGCGCCCCGGTCAGGTCCAGCGCCGCAACATCCTCGCGGAGGCCGGCGTTGATCATCAGTTCGATCGGCACGCCATCCTTCGTCACCGCAGGCAGGTCACGCAGCGTGGCAAGGTTGGCGCGGCGCTTTTGCGAGATTTCGAGCTTGGCGTCGAAGGCGTCCTGTATCGCCTGCGTCGGGCGGACCTGCAGCGTGCCGGCGCCGGCGTCGATCAGCAGCAGATCGCCTTCGCGGATCGACGTGCGCACGTCGCGGACGCGGCCGAGAACGGGAACTCCCATCGCGCGCGCGACGATGATGACGTGCGCGGTCAGCGACCCTTCCTCGAGGACGACGCCCTTCAGGCGGCGGCGATCATATTCGAGCAGTT encodes:
- a CDS encoding glycosyltransferase family 4 protein, producing MDVSDLRIALFSGNYNMTVDGANKALNRLVGYLLSQGAAVRVYSPTVANPDFEPTGDLVSVPSMAIPNRPEYRIPLHFSSRVREDITQFAPNILHISSPDRVSRQAAAWARRRRIPVACSVHTRFETYFRYYNLSFLEPVIVAWLRKLYRKCDALIAPSESFAQVLRQQRMNYDIGIWTRGVERDVFNPGRRDLTWRRSWGMADDVPAIAFLGRLVMEKGLDVFADAIDQLGRRGVPHEVVVIGEGPAGDWFESRLPRAKFVGFQGGDNLARALASCDMLFNPSVTETFGNVTLEAMACGLPVVAARATGSASIVKHGQTGYLVTPGSITSFADDLERYCRDPALRAAHGAAALQESATYQWDAINQTVADTYLRLIRQKQRHGS
- a CDS encoding replication-associated recombination protein A, which gives rise to MAGDLFGEDAPAERGGGATGAVPLAERLRPRALADVVGQEHLTGPEGTIGRMVAAGQLSSIILWGPPGTGKTTIARLLAEAVGMRFAPLSAVFSGVADLRQAFADAEKMAAAGKRTLLFVDEIHRFNRAQQDGFLPYVERGTVVLVGATTENPSFALNAALLSRAQVLVLHRLDEAALATLVERAEAEVGRALPVTDDARASLIASADGDGRFLLNQVETLFSAAIDAPLDPAELAQFLHRRMPVYDKDRDGHYNLISALHKALRGSDPQAALYYMARMLVAGEEPLYVLRRLVRFASEDVGLADPQALVQCLAAKDAYQFLGSPEGELAIVQACLYLATAPKSNAAYAAQKAAFASARDTGSLAPPANILNAPTKLMKDLGYGAGYEYDHDAEGGFSGADYWPEGMGAQTYYQPTDRGFEKRIAERIAWWDEQRRARGG
- a CDS encoding MmcQ/YjbR family DNA-binding protein → MTPKFDSWDDVVRFACTLPDVEMLSFYGTPCPKLGGKALASPGREAGSFAVMCKPDEKDILLETDPATFWQTPHYEGWHALLVRFGSDDPERIADVIRRAWWDRAKKAQRQAFGERP
- a CDS encoding GFA family protein gives rise to the protein MTDSAARAAGQCHCGAIRYSMPTAVEHHALCHCQDCRRHSGAPMVGWGLVSRDALDMTGEPKVYASSEHGRRHFCSECGTGLFYTNEAIFPGQIDVQTATLDDPDLIPAQVQIQTAERIGWMENLDQMPAFERYPG
- the ptsP gene encoding phosphoenolpyruvate--protein phosphotransferase, which translates into the protein MTNAPPPPSTAAQSARTILTRLHEVMAARTNAQSKLNQVVGIIGECLDSEVCSIYLLRDGSLELYATRGLKQEAVHVTRLALGEGLVGTIADQIETLNLDEAAAHPDFSYRPETGEELFHSFAGVPIIRRERAVGVLCVQHSDPRRYADIEIETLQTVAMVLSELIANADLVDTAARIDAAATDQSAQRLAGQKLVDGMGAGIAVFHQPRITIEHTVADDIEAERHRVYAAFDKMREQIDRMTSQAEFGVGGEHEEVLETYKMFAYDEGWSRRINEAIDSGLTAEAAIERVQQRTRMRMRQIDDPLLRDRMHDLEDLSNRLIRIVSGQMGTAAQMGLRQDSILIARNLGPAELLEYDRRRLKGVVLEEGSLTAHVIIVARAMGVPVLGRVRDVRTSIREGDLLLIDAGAGTLQVRPTQAIQDAFDAKLEISQKRRANLATLRDLPAVTKDGVPIELMINAGLREDVAALDLTGARGIGLFRTEFQFLVSATLPARERQQRLYRDVLDAAGDRPVIFRTVDIGGDKALPYMNTDTALEENPAMGWRALRLALEREGLLKVQARALMEAAAGRTLNVMFPMVSEPWEYEAARDLFVGQRAWLASHNKKLPVAIRYGAMLEVPGLVETLDLMLPHLDFLSIGTNDLTQFLFAADRAHPRLAERYDWLSPTVMRYLSRVVKIVAGSKVALGVCGEMGGRPLEAMALLGVGIERLSITPAGVGPVKAMIRSLHLGALRAAMPAILAQPAADPRGQYQQWASAHGVDLGD